One genomic region from Streptomyces sp. NBC_00582 encodes:
- a CDS encoding family 43 glycosylhydrolase, whose translation MTQRKRFRFRARRGAGQLAAVTAVSLLMGLTAAASPAQAAGDLTDGLALWYKLDGASGTTVPDASGHGLDGTLNGTGDWSGQGLGFNGTDTYVKVPNDVMKGLTSISVAFDVKIDATQTTPYFLYGFGNSSGSNGNGYLFATGNSLRTSIATGNWSTEQTTKPSDSRNLTRSVWKSVTYTQTGTTGVLYEDGVEVARNTSVTITPGAIGSGTTTANYVGKSVYSGDKLFKGSMRDFRVYDRALAASEVEQLALPVATQGVEDDKAALDLGDTSAVTADLTLPKTGTAGGSTITWASDDTDLVTDAGKVTRPTAGQPDGHATLTATLKKGTVTATRTFDVTVLAAFDDATATEQAAEALTVHNLDDARGNLTLPASGTYGTDVTWSSADPDVVSAEGVVHRPAHGAGATTVDLTATVTKGEARTTRVFTAKVPELPEKEALKGYMFSYFTGEGTANGEQLYAALSKGNDPLHWRELNDGEPVLTSTLGEQGLRDPFIIRSPEGDKFYQIATDLRIYGNGDWDAAQRTGSKSIMVWESTDLVHWTNQRLVKVSPDSAGNTWAPEAYYDSTLGEYVVFWASKLYDNEAHSGDTYNRMMYATTRDFYTFSEPKVWIDRGYSVIDSTVIQHDGTYFRLSKDERNNTSSTPNSKFIFEEKSDSLRNLSWDAVAEGIGKGAMSAAEGPLVFKSNTEDKWYAFLDEFGGRGYIPFATTDLAAGNWTPVADYDLPSRPRHGTVLPVTQAEYDRLLTAYQPDQLVTGVEDIAVKTRIGEAPVLPATVIAGYADGVKRPVAVSWDDVPESAYAQAGEFTVTGSLPDGAALPVRAEVTVSEEGADVPADLLLHYGFDETSGNIAVDSSGHGYHGTYVRTPAFGTGVSGGSFSMSGASDSPYVKIPNGVLKNADSVTVSTYAKWKGGSSWQWLFGLGPDSDKYLFASPSNGSSKLYSAITKASWSAESKLTAGSQLTAGEWRHVTVTLDGSTGTMVLYVDGIEAARATGVTIKPSELYDADKDYSGYIGRSLYAADPYFGGEVDDFRIYDRALSAAEVMELSGNTTGIARATHPALKVDALIDNANSRITLPVKEGTDLTSLAPEFSLAHGAAISPASGSVRNFTEPVTYEVTGSDGEKRTWTVSALEMKSPVLPGLNADPNIVRFGDTFYLYPTTDGFDGWSGTQFKAYSSTDLVHWTDHGVILDLGPDVSWADSRAWAPTIAEKNGKYYFYFCADANIGVAVSDSPTGPFKDALGAPLLKAGQLSGQMIDPAVFTDDDGTSYLYWGNGHAYVAPLNADMTSIDTAQIKDITPSGYNEGSFVVKRKGTYYFMWSENDTRDENYRVAYATGSSPTGPWTERGVILEKDASLGILGTGHHSVVQVPGTDDWYIAYHRFAIPGGDGTHRETTIDKMEFDADGLIKKVVPTLTSIDPVAVVHAGPDATGTEGDAIALHGTHSGAGTPKWTAERGAPCTIADPGAARTTVTCTDNGTFTLTLTSGRSTDTAVVTVGNAAPALTSVTGPRAPLPVGRRTTVAVSFTDPGTADTHTCTVDWKDGTKPAAGKVISSGCLAEHTYTSAGIRRPVVTVTDDDGASVSRTLGEVVVYDRSAGPVMGAGAVGTRGFFTVAARYLPQAVTPLGQVTYVSGPARVKFRSTGLDWLVVSGSKAVLEGSGTVAGKKGYGFRVTATDNPDSFAIRIWKKSDGTVVLDTGAGVKPGSVTIGTHRR comes from the coding sequence ATGACGCAGAGAAAACGCTTCCGCTTCCGTGCGAGACGCGGGGCGGGCCAACTGGCCGCCGTGACCGCCGTTTCGCTGCTCATGGGTCTCACCGCGGCGGCCTCACCCGCCCAGGCCGCGGGCGACCTCACCGACGGCCTCGCCCTCTGGTACAAGCTCGACGGCGCCTCCGGCACGACCGTGCCCGACGCCTCCGGCCACGGCCTGGACGGCACCCTCAACGGCACGGGCGACTGGTCCGGACAGGGGCTGGGCTTCAACGGCACGGACACCTACGTCAAGGTGCCGAACGATGTGATGAAGGGACTGACGTCGATCAGCGTCGCCTTCGACGTGAAGATCGACGCCACGCAGACCACGCCGTACTTCCTCTACGGCTTCGGCAACTCCAGCGGCAGCAACGGCAACGGCTACCTCTTCGCCACCGGCAACTCCCTGCGCACCTCGATCGCCACCGGCAACTGGTCGACGGAGCAGACCACCAAGCCCTCCGACTCGCGCAACCTCACCCGCTCGGTGTGGAAGAGCGTCACCTACACCCAGACGGGCACCACCGGTGTCCTGTACGAGGACGGTGTCGAGGTCGCCCGCAACACCTCGGTGACCATCACGCCCGGCGCCATCGGCTCCGGCACGACCACCGCCAACTACGTCGGCAAGTCGGTCTACTCGGGCGACAAGCTGTTCAAGGGGAGCATGCGCGACTTCCGGGTGTACGACCGCGCCCTGGCCGCGTCCGAGGTCGAGCAGCTCGCGCTGCCCGTCGCCACCCAGGGCGTCGAGGACGACAAGGCGGCCCTCGACCTGGGCGACACCAGCGCGGTCACCGCCGACCTGACGCTGCCGAAGACCGGTACGGCCGGCGGCTCAACCATCACCTGGGCCAGTGACGACACCGACCTCGTCACGGACGCCGGCAAGGTGACCCGGCCCACCGCCGGTCAGCCCGACGGCCACGCCACCCTCACCGCGACCCTGAAGAAGGGCACGGTCACCGCGACCAGGACCTTCGACGTCACGGTCCTCGCCGCGTTCGACGACGCGACGGCGACCGAACAGGCCGCCGAGGCCCTGACCGTCCACAACCTCGACGACGCACGCGGCAACCTCACCCTGCCCGCGTCCGGCACCTACGGCACGGACGTCACCTGGTCCTCCGCCGACCCGGACGTGGTCTCGGCCGAGGGCGTGGTCCACCGCCCCGCGCACGGCGCGGGCGCCACCACCGTCGACCTCACCGCGACGGTCACCAAGGGCGAGGCGCGGACGACCCGGGTGTTCACCGCGAAGGTCCCCGAACTCCCGGAGAAGGAAGCCCTCAAGGGCTATATGTTCAGCTACTTCACCGGCGAGGGCACGGCGAACGGCGAGCAGCTCTACGCCGCGCTCAGCAAGGGGAACGACCCGCTGCACTGGCGGGAACTGAACGACGGCGAGCCGGTGCTGACCTCGACGCTCGGCGAGCAGGGCCTGCGCGACCCGTTCATCATCCGCTCCCCCGAGGGCGACAAGTTCTACCAGATCGCCACCGACCTCAGGATCTACGGCAACGGCGACTGGGACGCCGCCCAGCGCACCGGCAGCAAGTCCATCATGGTCTGGGAGTCCACCGACCTCGTGCACTGGACCAACCAGCGCCTGGTCAAGGTCTCCCCCGACAGCGCCGGCAACACCTGGGCACCCGAGGCGTACTACGACAGCACCCTCGGCGAGTACGTCGTCTTCTGGGCGTCGAAGCTGTACGACAACGAGGCACACTCCGGCGACACCTACAACCGGATGATGTACGCCACCACCCGTGACTTCTACACCTTCAGCGAGCCGAAGGTCTGGATCGACCGCGGCTACTCGGTGATCGACTCCACGGTGATCCAGCACGACGGCACCTACTTCCGTCTCTCCAAGGACGAGCGCAACAACACCTCCTCCACGCCCAACAGCAAGTTCATCTTCGAGGAGAAGAGCGACTCGCTGCGGAACCTCTCCTGGGACGCCGTCGCGGAGGGCATCGGCAAGGGCGCGATGAGCGCGGCCGAGGGCCCGCTGGTGTTCAAGTCGAACACCGAGGACAAGTGGTACGCGTTCCTCGACGAGTTCGGCGGCCGCGGCTACATCCCGTTCGCGACCACCGACCTCGCCGCCGGGAACTGGACGCCGGTCGCCGACTACGACCTGCCCTCGCGGCCCCGCCACGGCACGGTCCTGCCGGTCACCCAGGCCGAGTACGACCGGCTGCTGACCGCCTACCAGCCCGACCAGCTCGTCACCGGCGTCGAGGACATCGCGGTGAAGACACGGATCGGCGAGGCGCCGGTGCTGCCCGCGACCGTGATCGCCGGCTACGCCGACGGCGTCAAGCGGCCGGTGGCCGTCAGCTGGGACGACGTCCCCGAGTCGGCGTACGCGCAGGCCGGTGAGTTCACGGTGACGGGCAGCCTGCCCGACGGCGCCGCGCTCCCCGTGCGGGCCGAGGTGACGGTCTCCGAGGAGGGCGCCGACGTCCCCGCCGACCTGCTGCTGCACTACGGCTTCGACGAGACGTCCGGCAACATCGCCGTCGACTCCAGCGGCCACGGCTACCACGGCACCTATGTCCGTACGCCCGCCTTCGGCACCGGCGTGAGCGGCGGCTCGTTCAGCATGTCCGGGGCGAGCGACTCGCCGTATGTGAAGATCCCCAACGGGGTGCTGAAGAACGCCGACAGCGTGACCGTCTCGACGTACGCGAAGTGGAAGGGCGGCAGCAGCTGGCAGTGGCTGTTCGGGCTCGGTCCGGACAGCGACAAGTACCTCTTCGCCAGCCCCTCCAACGGCTCCTCGAAGCTGTACTCGGCCATCACCAAGGCGAGTTGGTCGGCGGAGTCCAAGCTGACGGCGGGCTCGCAGCTCACCGCCGGCGAGTGGCGGCACGTCACCGTCACCCTCGACGGCTCGACCGGCACGATGGTCCTCTACGTGGACGGCATCGAGGCGGCCCGGGCGACCGGCGTCACCATCAAGCCCTCCGAGCTGTACGACGCCGACAAGGACTACAGCGGCTACATCGGACGCTCCCTGTACGCCGCCGACCCCTACTTCGGCGGTGAGGTCGACGACTTCCGGATCTACGACCGCGCGCTGTCGGCGGCCGAGGTGATGGAACTCAGCGGCAACACCACGGGCATCGCGCGCGCCACCCACCCGGCGCTCAAGGTCGACGCTCTGATCGACAACGCGAACAGCCGGATCACCCTGCCCGTCAAGGAGGGCACCGACCTCACCTCGCTGGCGCCGGAGTTCTCCCTCGCCCACGGCGCGGCCATCAGCCCCGCCTCCGGCAGCGTGCGGAACTTCACCGAGCCCGTGACGTACGAGGTCACCGGCTCCGACGGCGAGAAGCGCACCTGGACGGTGTCGGCGCTGGAGATGAAGAGCCCGGTGCTGCCGGGACTCAACGCCGACCCGAACATCGTCCGCTTCGGCGACACCTTCTACCTGTACCCGACGACCGACGGCTTCGACGGCTGGAGCGGTACGCAGTTCAAGGCGTACTCCTCGACCGACCTGGTGCACTGGACGGACCACGGCGTCATCCTCGACCTGGGCCCCGACGTCAGCTGGGCGGACAGCAGGGCCTGGGCGCCGACGATCGCCGAGAAGAACGGTAAGTACTACTTCTACTTCTGCGCCGACGCGAACATCGGCGTGGCCGTCTCGGACTCGCCCACGGGTCCCTTCAAGGACGCGCTCGGCGCCCCGCTGCTGAAGGCGGGACAGCTGAGCGGCCAGATGATCGACCCGGCCGTGTTCACGGACGACGACGGCACGTCGTACCTCTACTGGGGCAACGGCCACGCGTACGTGGCGCCGCTGAACGCCGACATGACCTCGATCGACACCGCGCAGATCAAGGACATCACCCCGAGCGGCTACAACGAGGGCTCGTTCGTGGTGAAGCGCAAGGGCACCTACTACTTCATGTGGTCGGAGAACGACACCCGCGACGAGAACTACCGCGTCGCCTACGCCACCGGCTCCTCGCCCACCGGCCCCTGGACCGAGCGGGGCGTGATCCTGGAGAAGGACGCCTCACTGGGCATCCTGGGCACCGGCCACCACTCGGTCGTCCAGGTGCCGGGCACCGACGACTGGTACATCGCCTACCACCGCTTCGCGATCCCCGGCGGTGACGGCACCCACCGCGAGACGACCATCGACAAGATGGAGTTCGACGCGGACGGCCTGATCAAGAAGGTCGTGCCCACACTCACGAGCATCGACCCGGTGGCCGTCGTGCACGCCGGTCCGGACGCCACGGGCACGGAGGGCGACGCGATCGCCCTCCACGGCACGCACTCCGGCGCGGGCACCCCGAAGTGGACGGCCGAGCGGGGCGCGCCCTGCACGATCGCCGACCCGGGCGCCGCCCGGACCACGGTCACCTGCACCGACAACGGCACGTTCACCCTCACCCTGACCAGTGGGCGCAGCACCGACACGGCCGTGGTGACGGTCGGGAACGCAGCTCCCGCCCTCACCTCCGTCACCGGTCCGAGGGCCCCCCTCCCGGTCGGCCGCCGGACGACCGTCGCGGTCTCCTTCACCGACCCGGGCACCGCCGACACCCACACCTGCACGGTCGACTGGAAGGACGGCACCAAGCCGGCTGCGGGCAAGGTCATCTCGTCCGGCTGCCTCGCGGAGCACACCTACACCTCGGCGGGCATCCGCCGGCCCGTGGTCACGGTCACGGACGACGACGGCGCGTCGGTGAGCCGTACGCTCGGCGAGGTCGTCGTGTACGACCGCTCGGCCGGTCCGGTGATGGGCGCGGGTGCCGTCGGCACCCGGGGCTTCTTCACCGTCGCCGCCCGCTACCTGCCGCAGGCCGTCACCCCGCTCGGCCAGGTCACCTACGTCTCCGGCCCGGCCCGCGTGAAGTTCCGCTCCACCGGCCTGGACTGGCTCGTCGTCAGCGGCTCCAAGGCCGTCCTCGAGGGCTCGGGCACGGTGGCCGGCAAGAAGGGCTACGGCTTCCGGGTCACGGCCACCGACAACCCCGACTCCTTCGCCATCAGGATCTGGAAGAAGTCCGACGGCACGGTCGTCCTCGACACGGGGGCGGGGGTGAAGCCGGGCAGCGTGACGATCGGCACGCACCGCCGCTAG
- a CDS encoding DUF5682 family protein — protein sequence MSGAQRSTGSTFEGLRGQLHEAATAFADGPGALEGILRGIVDDVERAVREPLEIFPVCHHSPASAIAMARRLREKQPKVVYLELCEDMAPLLTELRNCRLPVAVQAFASEVEGFPADWSPLSVVAPITEASAEYQAIAYALDTPGVELVLVDRSSDHVFQWEKEGEPGTETGEATPADPAAGEESALHGDAVGVEIGDLRPRFAELEEHLLRHGRVRHWSEWWHQYVELPLGDSDHDTYRQVMLLIGSLFRRLAPGEPHKVRVDEDRERHMWTRMREHLAATGTDPADCLYVCGAFHAASRVAEFGVHGSDTFTITAPSGTRWRHGLIPSSHAAIEAQFGLAAGSVSIAATEWAKNLKRTRVKPYRLAGQAGTKPRKSLAAPAAPMPAQVPPADRLTGFLQRPPVLDSLDEAELLGWSVEIVRAARRNGYLASTADAIAVFETSILLAGMRDRAKPTPYDFQDAAVTCIEKDRVPGRRDVGRLVEIMMGGDRVGQVGYDALPPLARDVHDRLTPLNLKLQQRGVQRALLDIAARPELAHCSDVLWMLRRLLPEGAARPIMGDRSLGERPIQESWDLALGTHQRSLIELGYEGVSIEQVLEQRLRRTAYAPQATAATVLATVEDAILYLRSRRLADELGTRALEVLAAERSVDGAPEVLRRVRRLLAYYRTAEPVLPSWIESFVKTGYAHYCTLLPTAFTDEDASVRQVAAMLGFLFSMESLALSLGCDRTQLELALAQSHPDEPARTALLWAAQTHLGTLPRTALRERCDDLLANPLVVPAYPRYLSGFVHALEPVPALADFVVEAVSNAFARLPDRVLLPWLPTLITTLRAGGTELAPLIVREAGRVFPARLAELDTWVPPWRLPEAPPLAVPSAPTGGGVALLAAHPATCDALAGLLGCEGTWETAEPGGAELLARHPGTALALEALLAVN from the coding sequence ATGAGCGGCGCACAGAGGAGCACCGGCAGCACCTTCGAGGGCCTGCGCGGTCAACTCCACGAGGCCGCCACGGCGTTCGCCGACGGACCCGGCGCCCTGGAGGGCATCCTGCGCGGCATCGTCGACGACGTCGAGCGCGCGGTGAGGGAGCCGCTGGAGATCTTCCCCGTCTGCCACCACTCGCCGGCCTCGGCGATCGCCATGGCCCGCAGACTGCGCGAGAAGCAGCCGAAAGTGGTCTACCTGGAGCTGTGCGAGGACATGGCCCCCCTCCTGACCGAGCTGCGCAACTGCCGCCTCCCGGTGGCCGTTCAGGCGTTCGCGTCGGAGGTCGAGGGCTTCCCCGCCGACTGGTCCCCGCTGTCGGTCGTCGCCCCGATCACGGAGGCCTCCGCCGAGTACCAGGCCATCGCCTACGCCCTCGACACCCCCGGCGTCGAACTGGTCCTCGTCGACCGTTCCTCGGACCATGTGTTCCAGTGGGAGAAAGAGGGGGAGCCCGGGACGGAGACGGGTGAAGCGACCCCGGCGGACCCGGCGGCCGGCGAGGAGAGCGCCCTGCACGGCGACGCCGTCGGCGTGGAGATCGGCGACCTGCGCCCCCGCTTCGCCGAGCTGGAGGAGCACCTCCTGCGGCACGGCCGGGTCCGCCACTGGTCCGAGTGGTGGCACCAGTACGTCGAACTGCCCCTCGGCGACAGCGACCACGACACCTACCGTCAGGTGATGCTGCTCATCGGCAGCCTGTTCCGGCGCCTCGCACCGGGCGAGCCGCACAAGGTGCGCGTCGACGAGGACCGCGAGCGCCACATGTGGACGCGGATGCGCGAGCACCTCGCCGCCACCGGCACCGACCCCGCCGACTGCCTCTACGTCTGCGGAGCGTTCCACGCGGCCAGCCGGGTCGCCGAGTTCGGTGTGCACGGCAGCGACACCTTCACCATCACCGCGCCCAGCGGCACCAGGTGGCGGCACGGACTGATCCCGTCCAGCCACGCCGCGATCGAGGCCCAGTTCGGCCTCGCCGCGGGCTCGGTCTCCATCGCCGCCACGGAATGGGCCAAGAACCTCAAGCGCACCCGCGTCAAGCCGTACCGGCTGGCGGGCCAGGCGGGCACGAAACCGAGGAAGAGCCTCGCCGCACCGGCAGCGCCCATGCCCGCCCAGGTTCCGCCCGCCGACAGGCTCACCGGGTTCCTCCAGAGGCCGCCGGTCCTCGACTCCCTCGACGAGGCCGAACTGCTCGGCTGGTCGGTGGAGATCGTGCGCGCCGCCCGACGCAACGGCTACCTCGCCTCCACCGCCGACGCCATCGCCGTCTTCGAGACGTCGATCCTGCTGGCCGGCATGCGCGACCGCGCCAAGCCGACGCCGTACGACTTCCAGGACGCGGCCGTCACCTGCATCGAGAAGGACCGCGTGCCGGGCCGGCGGGACGTGGGCCGGCTGGTCGAGATCATGATGGGCGGCGACCGGGTCGGCCAGGTCGGCTACGACGCGCTGCCGCCGCTGGCCCGGGACGTCCACGACCGGCTCACCCCGCTGAACCTGAAACTCCAGCAGCGCGGGGTCCAGCGGGCCCTGCTGGACATCGCGGCCCGGCCCGAACTGGCGCACTGCTCCGACGTGCTGTGGATGCTGCGCCGACTGCTGCCCGAGGGTGCCGCCCGCCCCATCATGGGCGACCGCAGCCTCGGTGAGCGTCCCATCCAGGAGTCCTGGGACCTCGCCCTCGGCACCCACCAGCGGTCGCTGATCGAACTGGGCTACGAGGGCGTCAGCATCGAACAGGTCCTGGAGCAGCGGCTGCGCCGCACCGCGTACGCTCCGCAGGCCACGGCGGCGACCGTCCTCGCGACGGTCGAGGACGCGATCCTCTATCTGCGCAGCCGTCGGCTCGCCGACGAACTGGGCACCCGGGCCCTGGAGGTCCTGGCGGCGGAGCGCAGTGTCGACGGGGCCCCGGAGGTGCTGCGCCGCGTCCGCCGGCTGCTGGCGTACTACCGCACCGCCGAACCGGTCCTGCCGTCCTGGATCGAGTCCTTCGTCAAGACCGGCTACGCGCACTACTGCACGCTGCTGCCGACCGCGTTCACCGACGAGGACGCGAGCGTCCGGCAGGTCGCCGCGATGCTGGGCTTCCTGTTCAGCATGGAGAGCCTCGCCCTCTCCCTCGGCTGCGACCGCACCCAGCTCGAACTGGCCCTGGCCCAGTCCCATCCCGATGAGCCCGCGCGGACCGCCCTGCTGTGGGCGGCCCAGACCCACCTGGGCACCCTGCCCCGCACGGCCCTGCGGGAGCGCTGCGACGACCTGCTCGCCAACCCGCTGGTGGTCCCGGCCTACCCGCGCTACCTCAGCGGGTTCGTCCACGCCCTCGAACCGGTGCCGGCGCTCGCCGACTTCGTCGTCGAGGCGGTGTCGAACGCCTTCGCCCGCCTCCCCGACCGGGTCCTGCTGCCCTGGCTGCCGACCCTCATCACCACCCTGCGCGCGGGCGGCACCGAACTGGCCCCGCTGATCGTCCGCGAGGCCGGTCGCGTCTTCCCGGCGCGGCTGGCGGAGCTGGACACCTGGGTACCACCGTGGCGCCTCCCCGAGGCACCGCCCCTGGCCGTACCGTCCGCGCCCACCGGCGGCGGCGTGGCCCTCCTCGCCGCCCACCCCGCGACCTGCGACGCGCTGGCCGGCCTGCTGGGCTGCGAGGGCACCTGGGAGACGGCGGAACCGGGCGGGGCGGAGCTGTTGGCCCGGCACCCGGGGACCGCCCTGGCCCTCGAGGCCCTGCTGGCCGTCAACTGA
- a CDS encoding ATP-binding protein encodes MTDLLRAPAEIKFAEELDWLESIDDHPKPFSWRLSPKMIRVFILGSERADGLDRTIDQKWFGDRSFVERSIVTLASDRGLLLIGDPGTGKSWLAELLSAAICRNSTQVVQGTAGTTEDHIKYSWNVSMVIAKGQSRESMIPSPIMTAMETGTIGRFEELTRSTSDVQDALISILSEKYISVPELDGAGGENIVFAQPGFSIIATANSRDRGVNDLSSALKRRFNFVRIPVVTNKKSEAEIVRFRTEELLRRHRIELDVPPTLLDVLLQSFADLRASAAAAGSDDEKLESALSTAEQIGVLEDAILHSNFFGERALTARTLASSLVGSLARREPEDLAILNKYLHGVVEPRSKEEGGSWPEFLEGGRDTIATLS; translated from the coding sequence ATGACCGACCTGTTGCGCGCCCCCGCCGAGATCAAGTTCGCCGAGGAACTGGACTGGCTGGAGTCGATCGACGACCACCCCAAGCCGTTCTCCTGGCGGCTGTCGCCGAAGATGATCCGGGTGTTCATCCTGGGCTCCGAGCGCGCCGACGGCCTCGACCGGACGATCGACCAGAAGTGGTTCGGCGACCGCAGCTTCGTCGAGCGTTCCATCGTGACCCTGGCCTCCGACCGGGGACTGCTGCTCATCGGCGACCCCGGCACCGGAAAGAGCTGGCTCGCCGAGCTGCTGTCGGCGGCGATCTGCCGCAACTCCACCCAGGTCGTGCAGGGTACGGCGGGCACCACCGAGGACCACATCAAGTACTCGTGGAACGTGTCCATGGTGATCGCCAAGGGCCAGTCGCGCGAGTCGATGATCCCCTCGCCGATCATGACCGCGATGGAGACCGGCACCATCGGCCGCTTCGAGGAACTCACCCGGTCCACCAGCGACGTCCAGGACGCGCTGATCTCGATCCTCTCCGAGAAGTACATCTCCGTCCCCGAACTGGACGGCGCCGGCGGGGAGAACATCGTCTTCGCCCAGCCGGGCTTCTCGATCATCGCCACCGCCAACAGCCGCGACCGGGGCGTCAACGACCTCTCCTCCGCCCTCAAGCGCCGCTTCAACTTCGTCCGCATCCCGGTGGTGACGAACAAGAAGAGCGAGGCGGAGATCGTCCGCTTCCGCACCGAGGAACTCCTGCGCCGCCACCGGATCGAACTCGACGTCCCGCCGACCCTGCTGGACGTGCTGCTGCAGAGCTTCGCCGACCTGCGGGCCTCCGCGGCCGCCGCCGGCAGCGACGACGAGAAACTGGAGTCCGCCCTGTCCACCGCCGAGCAGATCGGCGTCCTGGAGGACGCCATCCTGCACAGCAACTTCTTCGGCGAGCGGGCCCTGACCGCCCGCACCCTCGCCTCCTCCCTCGTCGGCTCCCTCGCCCGGCGCGAGCCCGAGGACCTCGCCATCCTCAACAAGTACCTGCACGGCGTCGTCGAGCCGCGCAGCAAGGAAGAGGGCGGCTCCTGGCCGGAGTTCCTCGAAGGCGGCCGCGACACGATCGCGACCCTGTCATGA
- a CDS encoding VWA domain-containing protein: MTEPTSAPVPAPAPEPAPYDNRRQVLYWRLLARLFDPEEQAALESASLAVVEDIGLPPALLDPQTAVDSIVQRHPHLADEFDGLMVADDADDTDDVRDGAAEVRRAALVSKVLLNVFATGNGAVSAGQLSRWQSDAGWLERALGCSPGDLRGGRGAGRGAGRGVSPTGTGGHRATPDLGTLIPAIGPELGALEADLVRRMRLREVLADPALAARLTPSMSLIEQLLRDKNNLSGVALANAKSLIRRFVDEVAEVLRTQVEKSTVGAIDRSIPPKRVFRNLDLDRTIWKNLTNYSPEEERLYVDRLYYRHTARKTTPQRLIVVVDQSGSMVDSMVNCTILASIFAGLPKVDVHLVAYDTRAVDLTPWVHDPFETLLRTQLGGGTDGTVAMALAQPKIAEPRNTVVVWISDFYEWQHQPLFDSMAALHRSGVKFIPVGSVTSSGRGSVNPWFRERFKDQGTPVISGHIRKLVHELKTFLT; the protein is encoded by the coding sequence ATGACCGAACCGACCTCCGCTCCGGTACCCGCCCCGGCGCCCGAGCCCGCTCCGTACGACAACCGCCGGCAGGTTCTGTACTGGCGGCTCCTCGCCCGTCTCTTCGATCCCGAGGAGCAGGCCGCGCTGGAGTCGGCGAGCCTCGCCGTCGTCGAGGACATCGGCCTGCCGCCCGCCCTGCTGGACCCGCAGACCGCCGTCGACTCGATCGTGCAGCGCCATCCGCACCTGGCGGACGAGTTCGACGGCCTGATGGTGGCCGACGACGCCGATGACACCGACGACGTGCGCGACGGTGCCGCGGAGGTGCGCCGCGCCGCCCTGGTGTCCAAGGTCCTGCTCAACGTGTTCGCCACCGGCAACGGAGCCGTCAGCGCGGGGCAGCTCTCCCGCTGGCAGTCCGACGCCGGCTGGCTGGAGCGCGCCCTGGGCTGCTCACCCGGCGACCTGCGCGGCGGCCGCGGCGCGGGCCGGGGCGCGGGCCGGGGCGTGAGCCCCACCGGCACCGGCGGCCACCGTGCCACCCCCGACCTCGGCACCCTCATCCCGGCGATCGGACCGGAACTGGGCGCCCTGGAGGCCGACCTGGTCCGCCGTATGCGGCTGCGCGAGGTACTCGCCGACCCCGCGCTCGCCGCCCGCCTCACCCCGAGCATGTCGCTCATCGAGCAGCTGCTGCGCGACAAGAACAACCTCTCCGGTGTGGCCCTCGCCAACGCGAAGTCGCTGATCCGCCGGTTCGTCGACGAGGTCGCGGAAGTCCTGCGCACCCAGGTCGAGAAGTCCACCGTCGGCGCGATCGACCGCTCGATCCCGCCCAAGCGCGTCTTCCGCAACCTCGACCTCGACCGCACGATCTGGAAGAACCTCACCAACTACAGCCCCGAGGAGGAGCGGCTCTACGTCGACCGCCTCTACTACCGGCACACCGCGCGCAAGACGACCCCGCAGCGGCTGATCGTGGTCGTCGACCAGTCGGGCTCGATGGTCGACTCGATGGTCAACTGCACCATCCTGGCGTCGATCTTCGCCGGACTGCCGAAGGTCGACGTCCACCTCGTCGCGTACGACACCCGGGCCGTCGACCTCACCCCCTGGGTGCACGACCCCTTCGAGACCCTGCTGCGCACCCAGCTCGGCGGCGGCACCGACGGCACGGTGGCGATGGCCCTGGCCCAGCCGAAGATCGCCGAGCCCCGCAACACCGTCGTGGTGTGGATCTCCGACTTCTACGAATGGCAGCACCAGCCGCTGTTCGACAGCATGGCCGCCCTCCACCGCTCCGGGGTCAAGTTCATCCCCGTCGGCTCGGTGACCAGCTCCGGGCGCGGCAGTGTCAACCCCTGGTTCCGGGAGCGCTTCAAGGACCAGGGCACACCGGTGATCTCCGGTCACATCCGCAAGCTCGTCCACGAGCTCAAGACGTTCCTCACCTGA